A genomic segment from Desulforegula conservatrix Mb1Pa encodes:
- a CDS encoding patatin-like phospholipase family protein — MKNDKSHDYKRIALACQGGGSLGAYHIGAYKAMHEAGFKPDLVSGISIGAFTAAIIAGNDPENRLAKLNEFWEAISWPDVPILADADLKMEVMHNKMSSLQGFIFGQPNFFTPRVPAPQFHQDGTVEATSYYDTTPILENLGKFLDFKRINSGKTRLILGSVRVKDGELVYFDSAHMKIEPEHVVASGSMPPGFPGTVIDGDLYWDGGCVSNTPVDGIFNAKPAMDTLVFMIDLFNPIGKEPANLDEVTIRSKDIMYTSRSAHNLVHISKRHNLAKALGHVYELLPQDLKNDPVLKEIKEYTADSRFDVIHVVYDPPEFEISTKDCEFSRSSISKRAEHGYDDMKKIIAQTPWLKSTPEYKASSVYKFLGSRIAAQL, encoded by the coding sequence ATGAAAAATGATAAATCCCACGACTATAAAAGAATAGCCCTCGCATGCCAGGGAGGAGGATCACTCGGCGCCTATCATATTGGGGCTTACAAGGCCATGCATGAAGCCGGATTTAAACCTGATCTTGTTTCTGGAATATCTATAGGCGCTTTTACGGCAGCAATAATAGCAGGAAACGACCCTGAAAACAGGCTGGCAAAGCTTAACGAATTCTGGGAAGCCATTTCATGGCCTGATGTTCCAATTTTAGCGGATGCTGACCTTAAAATGGAAGTGATGCACAACAAGATGTCGTCTTTACAAGGTTTTATTTTTGGCCAGCCCAATTTTTTTACTCCCAGAGTCCCAGCGCCTCAATTTCATCAGGATGGAACTGTGGAGGCCACAAGCTATTATGACACGACTCCAATACTTGAAAATCTTGGTAAGTTTTTAGATTTCAAAAGAATAAATTCCGGAAAAACAAGGCTCATTCTTGGATCAGTAAGAGTTAAAGATGGAGAGCTTGTATATTTTGATTCTGCTCATATGAAAATAGAGCCTGAGCATGTTGTGGCAAGTGGGTCTATGCCTCCTGGTTTTCCCGGCACTGTTATTGACGGAGATCTTTACTGGGATGGAGGATGTGTTTCAAATACTCCTGTTGATGGTATATTCAACGCAAAGCCAGCTATGGACACCCTCGTATTCATGATAGATCTTTTCAATCCCATAGGCAAAGAACCGGCTAATCTCGATGAAGTAACAATAAGATCCAAAGATATTATGTATACAAGCAGATCCGCTCATAACCTTGTCCATATATCCAAACGTCATAACCTCGCCAAAGCCCTGGGGCATGTGTATGAGCTTCTTCCGCAAGATCTGAAAAATGATCCTGTACTTAAAGAGATCAAAGAGTATACGGCAGATTCCAGATTTGACGTTATACACGTTGTTTATGACCCACCCGAATTTGAAATCTCAACCAAGGATTGCGAGTTTTCGAGATCATCCATAAGCAAAAGAGCCGAACATGGTTATGATGATATGAAAAAAATTATAGCCCAGACGCCTTGGCTTAAGAGCACGCCGGAGTACAAGGCTTCTTCTGTTTATAAATTCTTGGGATCAAGGATTGCCGCCCAGTTGTGA